A genomic stretch from Cloacibacterium caeni includes:
- a CDS encoding glycosyltransferase family 4 protein gives MALKLLYITNAIDGSGGLERVLSVKTKVLAEDYGYDIHVVTLNQKSKTDLFFPFSKKIIQHNIEVSGNAFQYFSKYRAGINKVIAEIKPDVISVCDDGLKGFFIPLLLRKKAPIVYERHASVQLNFSKKSTIFKNQLTYYLMRVLAKTFDAFVVLTKGNVTEWKSKNVKVIPNLLSFYPETSSSLKNKTVIAVGSHSYNKGYDLLLNAWKQVVSLHPDWELHIYGKYDEAHTYITLANRLKIEKKVFFSPPVKDIDQAYLNSSIMVLPSRSEGFGMVLIEAMACGLPCVAFECPHGPADIINHGCDGLLVPNGNVEELANALKSLIEDENKRIAMGGKAKENVQRFLPQNVVKQWDELFKKINPNEQAKKNRT, from the coding sequence ATGGCTTTAAAATTATTATACATCACCAACGCAATAGACGGTTCAGGAGGTTTGGAACGCGTACTTTCTGTGAAAACTAAAGTTTTGGCAGAAGATTACGGATATGATATTCATGTAGTTACGCTTAATCAAAAATCTAAAACCGACTTGTTTTTTCCTTTCTCGAAGAAGATTATTCAGCATAATATAGAAGTTTCGGGGAATGCCTTTCAATACTTTTCAAAATACAGAGCAGGGATAAATAAGGTGATAGCAGAGATAAAGCCTGATGTGATATCGGTCTGTGATGATGGATTAAAAGGATTTTTTATACCATTATTATTAAGAAAAAAAGCTCCTATAGTATATGAAAGACATGCTTCGGTTCAATTGAATTTTTCAAAGAAAAGTACAATTTTTAAAAATCAACTAACTTATTACCTCATGCGGGTTTTGGCCAAAACATTTGATGCTTTTGTGGTGTTGACAAAAGGTAATGTTACAGAATGGAAAAGCAAAAACGTAAAGGTAATCCCTAATTTATTAAGTTTTTATCCTGAAACATCATCAAGCCTAAAAAATAAGACTGTAATTGCAGTAGGAAGCCACAGTTATAACAAAGGATATGATTTATTGCTAAATGCGTGGAAGCAAGTTGTCTCTTTACATCCTGATTGGGAGCTTCATATTTATGGAAAATATGATGAAGCCCATACTTATATTACATTGGCAAATAGATTGAAAATTGAAAAAAAAGTATTCTTTTCACCACCTGTGAAGGATATAGATCAGGCATATTTAAACAGCAGTATAATGGTGCTGCCATCACGTTCAGAAGGATTTGGAATGGTACTTATTGAAGCGATGGCTTGCGGACTACCTTGTGTTGCTTTTGAATGTCCTCATGGGCCTGCAGATATTATAAATCATGGGTGTGATGGGCTTTTGGTGCCGAATGGTAATGTTGAAGAATTGGCTAATGCCTTAAAATCCTTGATTGAAGATGAAAATAAGCGTATAGCAATGGGAGGAAAGGCTAAAGAAAATGTACAACGTTTTTTGCCGCAAAACGTAGTAAAACAATGGGACGAACTTTTTAAAAAAATTAACCCCAATGAGCAAGCAAAGAAAAATAGAACATGA
- a CDS encoding glycosyltransferase: MKIVYLTDQTFLHGGIEKVLATKANFLAEQYHHQVTVVTTEQKGHQPCYTFSEKVNLRDIAINYYRDKSYFHPLNLIKAIKHFFKIKKQIKQLQPDVLVVSNYSFDFYFLPYILPKIPKIKEFHSSRFLEAKQEVPKSIKEKIMAFLSRNAEKKYHQLVVLNPAEKEFYNSEKITVIPNPVPMSDLIAKVQNKKIMAAGRISPVKNFGELIDIFNEVKNDLKDWELHFYGEDYLDTQKKLEQKIEEYQLEQQVKFMGITDDILKTMQEYSIYAMTSETECFPMVLLEALSVGLPIVSYNCPTGPQFIISNNEDGFLVQNKEEFKLKLKKLAADVELRQCFSQKGKEHVNRFSDQEVMKLWNNLFVDLYNV, translated from the coding sequence ATGAAAATAGTTTATCTTACAGACCAAACATTTCTTCATGGGGGAATAGAAAAGGTTTTGGCAACCAAAGCTAATTTTTTGGCAGAGCAGTATCATCATCAGGTTACGGTGGTCACCACAGAACAAAAAGGCCATCAACCATGTTATACTTTTTCAGAAAAAGTAAATCTTAGAGATATAGCAATTAATTACTATAGAGATAAGAGTTATTTTCATCCCTTAAACCTAATCAAGGCTATCAAACATTTTTTTAAAATTAAAAAACAGATAAAGCAATTGCAGCCAGATGTTTTGGTGGTATCTAATTATTCATTTGATTTTTATTTTCTGCCGTATATCTTACCAAAGATTCCTAAAATAAAAGAATTTCACTCGTCCAGATTTTTAGAGGCTAAACAAGAAGTTCCTAAAAGTATAAAAGAGAAAATAATGGCATTTTTATCCCGAAATGCAGAGAAGAAATACCATCAGTTAGTGGTGCTTAATCCGGCAGAAAAAGAGTTTTACAATAGCGAAAAGATTACGGTAATCCCTAATCCTGTTCCTATGAGTGATTTGATAGCAAAGGTTCAGAATAAAAAAATAATGGCTGCGGGAAGAATATCGCCAGTGAAAAACTTTGGCGAGTTGATTGATATTTTTAATGAGGTAAAAAATGACTTGAAAGATTGGGAACTTCATTTTTATGGGGAAGATTATCTGGATACCCAAAAAAAGCTGGAACAAAAAATTGAAGAATATCAGCTGGAACAACAGGTGAAGTTTATGGGAATCACGGATGATATTCTGAAAACCATGCAAGAGTACAGTATTTATGCCATGACCTCTGAAACAGAATGTTTCCCCATGGTGCTATTAGAGGCTCTATCGGTTGGGTTACCTATTGTTTCCTATAATTGCCCTACGGGACCACAGTTTATCATCAGCAATAATGAAGATGGATTTTTAGTTCAAAATAAAGAGGAGTTTAAATTGAAATTAAAAAAACTTGCAGCAGATGTAGAGTTAAGACAATGCTTTTCTCAAAAAGGAAAAGAGCATGTTAACCGTTTTTCAGACCAAGAAGTAATGAAACTCTGGAATAATTTATTTGTAGATTTGTATAATGTTTGA
- a CDS encoding EpsG family protein, whose protein sequence is MFDFIPITEYTAIYYHLLLIVTLYMFMQSRVYFIEQVESVKATQNLGYILLVFTLLYMGTRPISWAFGDMGTYAEGFQKIQLDPNLPVKTDVFFGYFTRFCAGLMDVNTYFFLVDVIYIIPCYFFAKKYFSEYWFIPFLMMVGSFSFWSYGTNGIRNGMATSLFIFSLLFYQKQKWLMYAIMGLAYGFHNSLMIPIAAFLVSGLYKNPKIYLYIWLAAIPLSLVGGGFWESFFGSLGIGDERVNQYLTQNKEYQDQMSNTGFRWDFVVYSAFAVFAGYYYIIKRGFKDEFYTHLWGTYMIANTFWILVIRANFSNRFAYLSWFLMAIIIAYPLFKVKFWDDHYKNVGRIFLAYYLFTYFMFLKS, encoded by the coding sequence ATGTTTGATTTTATCCCTATAACAGAATATACAGCCATCTATTATCACCTTTTGTTAATAGTTACCTTGTATATGTTTATGCAGTCTAGGGTATATTTTATAGAACAAGTAGAAAGTGTAAAAGCCACACAGAATTTGGGGTATATTCTGCTTGTTTTCACATTGTTATATATGGGTACACGTCCTATTTCTTGGGCATTTGGTGATATGGGTACTTATGCAGAAGGATTTCAAAAAATACAGTTAGACCCCAATTTGCCAGTAAAAACGGATGTTTTTTTTGGGTATTTCACTCGGTTTTGTGCAGGGTTAATGGATGTAAATACCTATTTCTTTTTGGTAGATGTTATATATATTATTCCGTGTTATTTCTTTGCCAAAAAATATTTTTCTGAGTATTGGTTTATTCCTTTTCTAATGATGGTAGGCTCTTTTTCGTTTTGGTCTTATGGCACCAACGGAATTAGAAATGGTATGGCAACCTCTCTTTTTATTTTTTCATTATTGTTTTATCAAAAGCAAAAATGGTTAATGTATGCTATTATGGGTTTGGCGTATGGTTTTCATAATTCATTAATGATACCTATTGCTGCATTTCTGGTTTCGGGGTTGTATAAAAATCCGAAAATTTATCTCTATATTTGGTTAGCTGCTATCCCATTGTCTCTAGTAGGAGGTGGTTTTTGGGAATCTTTTTTTGGCTCTCTGGGGATAGGAGACGAACGTGTAAACCAATATCTTACTCAAAACAAAGAGTACCAAGATCAAATGAGTAATACAGGCTTTAGGTGGGATTTTGTAGTGTATAGTGCTTTTGCCGTTTTTGCGGGGTATTATTATATCATTAAAAGAGGATTTAAAGATGAGTTTTACACCCATCTTTGGGGGACATATATGATTGCCAATACTTTTTGGATTTTAGTGATTAGAGCTAATTTTTCTAATCGTTTTGCATATCTTTCTTGGTTTCTTATGGCAATTATAATTGCTTACCCTCTGTTTAAAGTAAAGTTTTGGGATGATCACTATAAGAATGTGGGCAGAATTTTTCTTGCCTATTATCTGTTTACTTATTTTATGTTTTTGAAAAGTTAA
- a CDS encoding glycosyltransferase family A protein codes for MKTLTIFTPTFNRASLLPRLYDSLKAQTNQNFVWMIINDGSSDNTDEVVKSFLEENILEIEYIKQKNQGMHGAHNTAYKNCKTELNTCIDDDDLAPKNAVELILDKWNSLGENQQKYSGIVALDAYFDGELIGSQFTTESTTLESFYLNGGSGDKKLIYRTEVMNQYPEYPIFEGEKYVGLGYKYLLADQDYQLATLNEVVCLVDYQPEGSSNNMWRQYYKNPKGFAFIRKEQMKICKSKKRILKDAAHYVAHSLKSKNGNFITESPRKFLTILAIPFGLVLYLYTLYQNKKQGGLYQR; via the coding sequence ATGAAAACCCTCACCATTTTCACCCCAACTTTTAACAGAGCTTCGTTACTTCCGAGGCTGTATGATTCTTTGAAAGCTCAAACCAATCAGAATTTTGTGTGGATGATTATTAATGATGGAAGTAGCGATAATACAGATGAGGTGGTGAAAAGTTTTTTAGAAGAAAATATTTTAGAAATAGAATACATCAAACAGAAAAATCAAGGAATGCATGGTGCGCACAATACCGCGTATAAAAATTGCAAAACAGAACTCAACACTTGTATAGATGATGATGATTTGGCGCCAAAAAATGCAGTAGAATTAATTCTAGATAAATGGAATTCTTTAGGAGAAAATCAACAAAAATACAGCGGAATTGTTGCATTAGATGCTTATTTTGATGGCGAGTTGATTGGTAGTCAGTTTACTACAGAATCTACAACTTTAGAAAGCTTTTATCTTAATGGGGGAAGTGGTGATAAAAAACTGATTTACAGAACCGAGGTGATGAACCAATATCCGGAATATCCTATTTTCGAAGGCGAAAAATACGTAGGATTGGGCTATAAATATCTTTTGGCAGACCAAGATTACCAATTGGCAACCTTAAATGAAGTGGTGTGTCTGGTAGATTATCAACCAGAGGGTTCTTCTAATAATATGTGGAGACAATATTATAAAAATCCTAAAGGCTTCGCATTCATCAGAAAAGAACAAATGAAGATTTGTAAATCTAAAAAACGCATTCTAAAAGATGCAGCGCATTACGTAGCCCATAGTTTAAAATCTAAAAACGGGAATTTCATTACAGAATCGCCAAGAAAATTTCTCACGATTTTAGCGATACCTTTTGGTTTAGTTTTATATCTTTATACATTATATCAAAATAAAAAACAGGGAGGATTGTACCAGAGATAA
- a CDS encoding glycosyltransferase family 2 protein codes for MKLSVVIPCYNVEKFVQKCANSILVQKGFDCELIFVNDGSKDNTLHVLENLVVKDNRIKVINQENQGLSGARNTGIENAKGDYIMFVDADDWLEPNAFELISKNFNKEDLFCFSYNRVFEKKSVPRDLKINGVYEAAFIQRRMVGLIGEELRDPSQADSLVTAWGKIYKTEIIKKNEISFLDTKMIGTEDALFNIQYLEFVNKVNVLNVSLYNYFKVNNGSLTNLYKPYLFQQWKTLYQKTSEIISNKNIDFQKALSNRIALSIIGLGLNETFSDLPFYAKIKKISVIFHDPIYIKAYQNLEMKYFPIHWKLFFSLAKSKNALGVLSLSYVMNFLIKK; via the coding sequence ATGAAGTTGAGCGTAGTAATCCCATGCTATAATGTAGAAAAATTTGTGCAAAAATGTGCAAATAGTATTTTAGTGCAAAAAGGGTTTGATTGTGAATTGATTTTTGTAAATGATGGTTCTAAAGACAATACCCTTCACGTTTTAGAAAATTTAGTAGTAAAAGACAATAGGATTAAGGTAATCAATCAAGAAAATCAGGGTCTTTCTGGAGCAAGAAATACAGGGATAGAAAATGCAAAAGGTGATTACATTATGTTTGTAGATGCAGATGATTGGTTAGAGCCTAATGCTTTTGAACTCATTTCGAAAAATTTTAATAAAGAAGATTTATTTTGTTTTTCTTATAACAGAGTTTTTGAAAAAAAATCTGTACCTAGAGACTTAAAAATTAATGGAGTTTACGAAGCTGCTTTTATCCAAAGAAGAATGGTAGGGCTTATAGGTGAGGAGCTTAGAGACCCATCGCAAGCAGACAGTTTAGTCACAGCTTGGGGCAAAATCTATAAAACCGAAATCATCAAAAAAAATGAAATATCATTTCTAGATACCAAAATGATTGGGACGGAAGATGCATTATTTAATATACAGTATTTAGAATTTGTAAATAAAGTAAATGTTTTAAATGTATCACTTTACAATTATTTTAAAGTGAATAATGGCTCTCTTACGAATCTTTACAAACCTTATCTTTTCCAGCAATGGAAAACGCTCTATCAAAAAACTTCAGAGATTATTTCTAATAAAAATATAGATTTTCAAAAAGCGTTGAGTAATAGAATTGCGCTTAGTATCATAGGATTAGGGCTGAATGAGACGTTTTCGGATTTACCTTTTTATGCTAAAATCAAGAAAATTTCAGTAATTTTTCATGATCCCATTTACATCAAAGCGTATCAAAATCTAGAAATGAAATATTTTCCCATTCATTGGAAATTGTTTTTCTCTTTAGCAAAATCCAAAAATGCTTTAGGAGTTTTATCTTTGTCGTATGTCATGAATTTTTTAATCAAAAAATAA
- a CDS encoding M28 family peptidase, translated as MKKLLLSFSLLSASFCFSQANATYLSRVNQVLQSNIETYNSSLVGFGLKGTGKAASTNALNYIVQKYKDFGYADSQITYDNFTYSSTTVKNVIITKTGTVHPDEYVIICGHYDSFYGTTSTNRSEGANDNASGVAAIMEVARILKDVPTEYSIKFIHFTGEEQGLLGSKNYVTNVVNTTNPKMKIKLVFNLDQIGGRSDRTNNSVVCEEDRINDTGTNPKYGVNTTNNTASIAATADLQTYVGYYSSLTGFIDNIYGSDYMPFEKNGETVIGLYERPTNNGTVVSNPYYHNNTDTIANLSYPYIYQVTKATVGAVQHFAVADTGTLAVNDVNKAKDFAVYPNPVKDVLHLQLDSSIKDFTFEVTDLNGRKILSIKNQKDVNVSSLKSGVYIGTLISEMGKDSKKIIIE; from the coding sequence ATGAAAAAACTACTACTTTCTTTTTCTTTATTATCCGCTTCTTTCTGTTTTTCTCAAGCAAATGCAACTTATCTTTCTAGGGTAAATCAGGTATTACAATCAAACATTGAGACATATAATTCTTCATTGGTAGGTTTTGGTCTTAAAGGGACAGGCAAAGCCGCCTCTACAAATGCGCTAAACTACATTGTACAGAAGTATAAAGATTTTGGTTATGCAGACAGCCAAATTACGTATGATAATTTCACTTACAGTTCTACAACTGTAAAAAATGTTATCATCACCAAAACAGGCACTGTACATCCAGATGAATACGTTATCATCTGTGGACACTACGACTCCTTTTATGGAACCACTTCTACCAATAGAAGTGAAGGCGCTAATGATAATGCGAGCGGAGTAGCTGCCATCATGGAAGTGGCTAGAATCCTGAAAGATGTACCTACTGAATACTCAATTAAATTTATTCACTTCACTGGTGAGGAACAAGGTTTACTAGGCAGTAAAAATTATGTAACCAATGTTGTAAATACTACTAACCCAAAAATGAAAATAAAATTGGTTTTTAATTTGGATCAAATTGGTGGCAGAAGTGATAGAACCAACAACAGTGTAGTCTGTGAAGAAGACAGAATAAATGATACAGGAACAAATCCTAAATATGGAGTTAACACTACAAATAATACAGCTAGCATAGCCGCTACTGCAGATTTACAAACTTATGTTGGTTATTATAGCTCTTTAACTGGTTTTATAGATAATATATATGGATCTGACTATATGCCTTTTGAAAAAAATGGTGAAACTGTTATTGGATTATATGAAAGACCAACTAACAATGGAACTGTAGTTTCTAATCCTTATTACCACAACAATACTGATACCATTGCTAATTTATCCTATCCTTATATTTATCAAGTTACTAAAGCTACTGTAGGCGCTGTACAGCATTTTGCGGTAGCAGATACAGGAACACTTGCTGTAAATGATGTGAATAAGGCCAAAGATTTTGCTGTGTATCCTAATCCTGTAAAAGATGTTTTGCATCTACAACTAGACTCTTCTATTAAAGACTTCACTTTTGAAGTAACTGACCTTAATGGAAGAAAAATACTTTCTATAAAAAATCAAAAAGATGTAAACGTAAGTTCATTAAAATCTGGAGTATATATAGGAACTCTCATTTCTGAAATGGGCAAAGATTCTAAAAAAATTATTATCGAATAA
- a CDS encoding glycosyltransferase family 1 protein — translation MKPIKILQIFTVLNKGGAETNLMNYYRNMDKNEFQMDFLVHRENGFFEQEILNSGSNIYRLPPILPWKLKEYKRAVKNFFDQHSDYDIIHGQCSELGVFIYEEAKRRNIPVIIAHAHNNRMDRDKKLVFRLLWKKRMRKSINTYFTCGKEAAENLFGKKLASKSYQMNNAIEVENFKFNSSIRDSKRKELGADEFYNIINIGRFNSQKNQLFLLDVLAEIIKKNTNYKLFLVGDGELKTQILEKIKKLKIERNVELLGIRNDIPELLQAMDVFLFPSLFEGFGIAFLEAQASGMKCIVSETVALDSHLIQENVKVISLKENAEQWANKILEIKNFERKDVSDIIKQKGYDIKENAKKLEEKYRELVKNLK, via the coding sequence ATGAAACCCATCAAAATTCTACAAATATTTACGGTACTCAACAAGGGTGGTGCAGAAACCAACCTTATGAATTACTATAGAAATATGGATAAAAATGAGTTTCAGATGGATTTTTTGGTGCATAGAGAAAATGGTTTTTTTGAACAAGAAATTTTAAACTCAGGAAGTAATATCTATAGATTACCACCTATTCTTCCTTGGAAACTGAAAGAATATAAAAGAGCGGTAAAGAATTTTTTTGACCAACATTCAGACTATGACATCATCCACGGGCAATGTTCAGAATTAGGTGTTTTTATCTATGAAGAAGCCAAGCGTAGAAACATTCCTGTGATTATTGCGCACGCTCATAATAACAGAATGGATAGAGATAAAAAATTGGTTTTCAGATTACTTTGGAAAAAAAGAATGCGCAAATCCATCAATACCTATTTTACTTGTGGCAAAGAAGCTGCCGAAAATCTATTCGGGAAGAAACTTGCTTCTAAATCATATCAAATGAATAATGCAATTGAAGTAGAAAATTTTAAATTTAATTCATCAATCAGAGATTCAAAAAGAAAAGAATTGGGTGCAGATGAGTTTTATAATATTATTAACATTGGCAGATTCAATTCTCAAAAAAATCAACTGTTTTTGTTAGATGTTTTGGCAGAGATAATCAAAAAAAACACAAACTACAAATTATTTTTAGTAGGAGACGGAGAATTAAAAACTCAAATATTAGAAAAAATTAAAAAATTAAAAATAGAGCGTAATGTAGAACTCCTAGGAATAAGAAATGATATCCCAGAATTACTTCAAGCCATGGATGTTTTTCTATTTCCGTCCCTTTTTGAAGGGTTTGGAATTGCTTTTTTGGAAGCACAAGCGTCTGGAATGAAATGTATCGTTTCAGAGACAGTTGCTTTAGACTCACATTTAATACAAGAAAATGTAAAAGTAATCTCGTTAAAAGAAAATGCGGAACAATGGGCTAATAAAATTCTCGAAATAAAAAATTTTGAAAGGAAAGATGTTTCTGATATCATAAAACAAAAAGGCTATGACATCAAAGAAAACGCCAAAAAATTAGAAGAAAAATATAGAGAATTGGTGAAAAATTTAAAGTAA
- a CDS encoding glycosyltransferase family 4 protein, translated as MLKESQRKVKGKSKESITNVSTLEGHTIAKPKLFRISTVPMSLNLLLKGQLNFLNQDFDVTAISGEGADLELVKEREGVKTHPIEMHRHISLKQDLASLWRLYRYFKKEKPDIIHSITPKAGLLSMMAGKLAGVPIRMHTFTGLIFPYKNGYMKRTLIIMDRILCRCATHVYPEGKGVKEDLQRHNITNKPLKIIANGNVNGVDLDYYHPEAISEEGKKKLRASLQINEDDFVFVFVGRLVIDKGVRELVKAFDALSKQHQNIKLILVGPRENAHNPKKRAMFHTINQNQKIITVGFQDDVRPYYAVSNVLMLPSYREGFPNAVLQAGAMGLPSIVSDISGCNEIIEHEVNGLLVPKKNHQELQKNMEKILVTPNFLESLQKNARNRVAESFDKSLVWKEIKKEYVKALNEL; from the coding sequence ATGTTAAAGGAAAGTCAAAGGAAAGTCAAAGGAAAGTCAAAGGAAAGTATAACTAATGTCTCTACTTTGGAAGGTCATACCATTGCCAAACCAAAACTTTTTAGAATTTCTACGGTTCCTATGTCGCTCAATCTTTTATTAAAAGGGCAGTTGAATTTCTTGAACCAAGATTTTGATGTAACCGCTATTTCTGGCGAAGGAGCAGATCTAGAGTTGGTAAAAGAAAGAGAAGGCGTAAAAACCCATCCTATAGAAATGCACAGACACATTTCTTTGAAACAAGACCTAGCCTCGCTTTGGAGGTTGTATCGATATTTCAAAAAAGAAAAACCAGACATCATTCATTCTATTACTCCAAAAGCAGGGTTACTCTCTATGATGGCAGGAAAATTAGCAGGAGTTCCTATAAGAATGCACACCTTTACAGGATTGATTTTTCCTTATAAAAATGGTTACATGAAGCGAACCTTGATAATTATGGATAGAATTTTGTGCAGATGTGCTACACATGTTTATCCAGAAGGAAAAGGCGTGAAAGAAGACTTGCAAAGACATAATATTACCAATAAACCCCTCAAAATTATTGCCAACGGAAATGTAAATGGAGTAGATCTAGATTATTATCATCCCGAAGCCATTTCTGAGGAGGGTAAAAAGAAATTACGAGCATCCCTTCAAATAAATGAAGACGATTTTGTCTTCGTATTTGTGGGGAGACTGGTCATAGATAAAGGAGTGAGAGAATTAGTAAAAGCATTTGACGCTCTTAGCAAGCAACATCAAAACATAAAACTCATTTTAGTAGGTCCCAGAGAAAATGCACATAATCCTAAAAAGAGGGCGATGTTTCATACAATAAATCAAAATCAAAAGATTATTACGGTAGGATTTCAGGATGATGTAAGACCTTACTATGCAGTAAGTAATGTGTTGATGCTGCCCAGTTATCGTGAAGGATTTCCCAATGCTGTTTTACAAGCGGGAGCGATGGGTTTGCCAAGTATCGTTTCAGATATTTCGGGGTGCAATGAAATTATTGAGCATGAAGTCAATGGTCTTTTGGTACCTAAAAAAAATCATCAGGAACTCCAAAAAAACATGGAGAAAATACTCGTGACGCCTAATTTTTTAGAAAGCTTACAAAAAAATGCACGAAATAGAGTAGCAGAATCTTTTGATAAGAGTTTAGTTTGGAAAGAAATTAAAAAAGAATACGTAAAAGCTCTAAATGAATTATAG